One segment of Phragmites australis chromosome 13, lpPhrAust1.1, whole genome shotgun sequence DNA contains the following:
- the LOC133888448 gene encoding succinate dehydrogenase subunit 3-1, mitochondrial-like, translated as MEKYHSNTRFVPFKYAPFALCGALGSSNSNPEQARGYTSSPLGALRQKMSAPGRRPLHTSRPMSSPVANRPLSPHLPLKKPQLSATFSISHRIFGVALGAAIISIPLATKFSLMFGV; from the exons ATGGAGAAGTATCACAGCAACACTCGATTTGTGCCCTTCAAATATGCTCCATTTGCTCTCTGTG GTGCTCTTGGTAGCTCAAACTCAAATCCTGAGCAAGCTAGGGGCTACACATCTTCTCCTCTAGGAGCTCTGCGACAAAAGATGTCTGCACCCGGAAGACGACCCTTGCACACCAGTCGTCCCATGTCATCTCCTGTTGCAAACCGCCCCTTGTCGCCCCATCTTCCGTTGAAGAAGCCACAGCTGAGCGCTACTTTCTCAATCTCACACCGTATATTTGGTGTTGCATTGGGAGCTGCCATCATATCCATCCCTCTCGCAACCAAGTTTAGCCTCATGTTTGGTGTTTGA